A window of the Cystobacter fuscus genome harbors these coding sequences:
- a CDS encoding helicase-related protein, which translates to MHSSPSSRPSVVVAELGPTNTGKTHRAIERMLEHDSGIIGLPLRLLAREVYDRVTARVGEGRVALMTGEEKRLPPRPDYWICTVEAMPLDRPVDFLAVDEIQLAAHRERGHVFTDRLLHARGRRETWFLGADTMRPMVQALIPQASVKRATRLSQLRFSGRHSLKSLPPRSAVVAFSADRVYELAEALRRLRGGVAVVLGALSPRTRNAQVAMYQAGEVQYLVATDAIGMGLNLDLNHVSFAALSKYDGAEQRDLFPDELAQIAGRAGRHLNDGSFGTLNTLPELSPRVVSAIESHRFPAVRSLIWRNSSLDFSSPESLLDSLSRAPRNSAFIRVERADDFDALKELSHVPAIREVATDRASVELLWQVCQIPDFRKGLFGQHVALLRETFLQLSEGDGKLEQAWLSRQVSPLDDVSGDIHTLMDRLAAIRIWTYISHRSSWLHDAEHWQERTRRIEDALGDALHERLVERFVQRAARRSARRFVRAAAPSAAGSDSPFARLGLLLGEVPGADGAVTEEQFVQRVVDATHEDFQVDASGSISFDAQPLARLVRGKDRRSPQIALAEPEVWTGGARRQLERRLVALARDLVTEAMGGFPAESLAGADRSAETRGLAYRLAEGLGVISLGEAREQWRLLDDESRERLKTLGVREGQRFFYVAEALTPHALERRCMLTALFLQGPSPKGIPREPALEVPQLGGLNARAFGYEVLGSVALRLDVVERLSEALRHPQGARQVHTLLRELRLESGVRARVLRELGGQSGGAPVKRRRRRRGGGNRGAHGPPAHVGAHQKPRRSGTAGEGSVQGAGPKPD; encoded by the coding sequence ATGCACTCCAGCCCATCCAGCCGGCCGTCTGTCGTCGTGGCGGAGCTCGGGCCCACGAATACGGGGAAGACCCACCGCGCCATCGAGCGCATGCTCGAGCACGACTCGGGCATCATCGGTCTCCCGCTTCGCCTGCTCGCTCGGGAGGTCTACGACCGGGTGACCGCTCGAGTGGGCGAGGGGCGGGTCGCGCTGATGACAGGGGAGGAGAAGCGCCTGCCCCCGCGTCCCGACTACTGGATTTGCACCGTCGAGGCGATGCCGCTCGATCGGCCGGTCGACTTCCTCGCCGTGGATGAGATTCAACTCGCCGCCCACCGCGAGCGCGGGCACGTCTTCACCGATCGCCTGCTCCATGCGCGGGGACGCCGGGAGACCTGGTTCCTCGGCGCGGACACGATGCGGCCCATGGTCCAGGCGCTCATCCCCCAGGCCTCGGTGAAGCGCGCCACCCGCCTGTCCCAGCTTCGTTTCTCCGGGCGTCACTCCCTCAAGAGCCTGCCTCCACGCTCGGCCGTGGTCGCGTTCTCCGCGGACCGCGTGTACGAACTCGCCGAGGCACTGCGCCGCCTGCGAGGCGGGGTCGCCGTGGTGCTGGGCGCGCTCTCCCCGAGGACGCGCAATGCCCAGGTGGCGATGTACCAGGCCGGTGAGGTGCAGTACCTCGTGGCCACCGATGCCATCGGCATGGGGCTCAACCTCGACCTCAACCACGTGTCCTTCGCGGCGCTCTCCAAGTACGACGGCGCCGAGCAGCGAGACCTCTTCCCGGACGAGCTGGCCCAGATCGCCGGCCGCGCGGGGCGCCACCTGAATGACGGGAGCTTCGGCACCCTGAACACGCTGCCCGAGCTGTCTCCGCGGGTGGTCTCGGCCATCGAGTCCCACCGGTTCCCCGCGGTCCGCAGCCTCATCTGGCGCAATTCCTCGCTCGACTTCTCGAGCCCGGAGTCCCTGCTCGATTCGTTGTCGCGAGCTCCACGCAATAGTGCCTTCATCCGCGTGGAGCGCGCGGACGACTTCGATGCGCTCAAGGAACTCTCGCACGTTCCCGCCATTCGCGAGGTGGCCACCGACCGGGCCTCGGTCGAGTTGCTGTGGCAGGTCTGCCAGATTCCGGACTTCCGCAAGGGGCTCTTCGGCCAGCACGTCGCGTTGCTGCGGGAGACCTTCCTCCAGCTCTCCGAGGGGGACGGGAAGCTGGAACAGGCCTGGCTGTCCCGGCAGGTGTCTCCGCTCGATGATGTGTCCGGGGACATCCACACCCTGATGGATCGGCTGGCCGCCATCCGCATCTGGACGTACATCAGCCATCGGTCGAGCTGGCTCCACGACGCGGAGCACTGGCAGGAGCGCACCCGCCGCATCGAGGACGCGTTGGGTGACGCCCTGCACGAGCGGCTCGTGGAGCGCTTCGTGCAGCGGGCCGCGCGCAGGAGCGCACGCCGCTTCGTGAGGGCCGCCGCGCCCTCCGCCGCCGGGTCGGACAGCCCCTTCGCCAGACTGGGGCTCCTGCTGGGAGAGGTGCCGGGCGCGGACGGCGCGGTGACCGAGGAGCAGTTCGTCCAGCGGGTGGTCGACGCGACGCATGAGGACTTCCAGGTGGACGCGTCCGGAAGCATCTCGTTCGATGCGCAGCCGCTGGCCCGTCTGGTGCGTGGCAAGGACCGGCGCTCCCCGCAGATCGCGCTCGCGGAGCCGGAGGTCTGGACCGGAGGCGCGCGGCGGCAGCTCGAGCGCCGGCTGGTGGCGCTGGCGAGGGATCTCGTCACCGAGGCCATGGGGGGCTTTCCCGCCGAGTCCCTCGCCGGAGCGGATCGCTCCGCGGAGACGCGGGGCCTCGCCTACCGGCTGGCCGAGGGGCTCGGAGTGATTTCCCTGGGGGAGGCGCGCGAGCAGTGGCGGTTGCTGGACGATGAGTCCCGCGAGCGCTTGAAGACGCTGGGGGTCCGCGAGGGACAGCGCTTCTTCTACGTCGCCGAGGCGCTCACACCGCACGCGCTCGAGCGGCGCTGCATGCTGACGGCGCTGTTCCTCCAGGGCCCTTCACCCAAGGGGATTCCGCGCGAGCCGGCGCTCGAGGTCCCCCAGTTGGGCGGCCTCAACGCGCGAGCCTTTGGCTACGAGGTGCTCGGGAGCGTGGCGTTGCGGCTCGACGTCGTCGAGCGGCTCAGCGAGGCGCTGCGCCACCCGCAGGGAGCCCGGCAGGTGCACACGCTCCTGCGGGAGCTGCGTCTGGAGAGCGGTGTTCGCGCGCGGGTTCTGCGGGAACTCGGAGGCCAGTCCGGGGGCGCGCCGGTGAAGCGGCGGCGGCGACGGCGGGGAGGCGGCAATCGTGGCGCCCATGGACCACCGGCTCATGTCGGCGCGCACCAGAAGCCTCGAAGGAGCGGGACGGCCGGGGAGGGGAGTGTCCAGGGGGCAGGTCCCAAGCCCGATTGA